A genomic segment from Parafrankia irregularis encodes:
- a CDS encoding TetR/AcrR family transcriptional regulator: protein MSDPDSGESGTAEEMDALPPKRRPYESPTRRQQAAQTRDRIVAAGAEMVHGFASWDWRDLTVRAVARRAGVSETTVYRHFATDRRLHEAVMRRLEEEADIELEDLQLDTFDDLIRRMFTYLASFPISPPTQDDPTFAAADERRRAALIAAVTESADGWSDEDRETAAAMLDVLWSVPSFERLTTVWHFDADRATNAATWLVRLVRAAVREGLGPSR, encoded by the coding sequence GTGAGTGACCCCGACAGCGGCGAGTCGGGCACGGCGGAAGAAATGGACGCACTCCCGCCGAAGCGGCGCCCGTACGAGAGCCCGACACGTCGCCAGCAGGCGGCCCAGACCCGTGATCGCATCGTCGCGGCCGGCGCCGAGATGGTCCACGGCTTCGCCAGCTGGGACTGGCGTGACCTGACGGTACGGGCGGTCGCGCGACGCGCCGGAGTCAGCGAGACCACCGTCTACCGGCACTTCGCCACTGACCGGCGGCTCCATGAGGCGGTGATGCGCCGCCTGGAGGAGGAGGCCGACATCGAGCTGGAAGACCTTCAGCTCGATACGTTCGACGACCTGATCCGGCGCATGTTCACCTATCTGGCGTCCTTCCCGATCAGTCCGCCGACACAGGACGACCCGACCTTCGCGGCGGCCGACGAACGCCGGCGAGCGGCGCTGATCGCCGCGGTGACCGAGTCCGCGGACGGCTGGTCGGACGAGGATCGCGAGACCGCCGCGGCGATGTTGGACGTGTTGTGGAGCGTGCCCTCCTTCGAGCGGCTGACCACGGTGTGGCACTTCGACGCCGACCGTGCCACGAACGCCGCCACCTGGCTCGTACGCCTCGTCCGAGCCGCCGTCCGGGAAGGGCTTGGCCCCAGTCGGTGA
- a CDS encoding phosphotransferase, producing MEGAPPALRIPADWDDVTAEWMTAALAAAFPGVKVRTADLVLRDDGTNRRARFALSYIGEQGPPAVFVKAADPAHAKLNAMTGGLFNETRLFSTGVRLPLEHPAAYCALMDEPTLDFVLVMEDVTIRGAEPRDATTPMNPDQAADAVRSLARLHSAFWGRRLDREDLAWVQPFAAWKGMQGIETGLRRVAETVPPAVRSLTGAQIEQMWVSYVGTLTDGPQTLLHGDAHIGNTYTLPGNRAGFLDWQVLRRGNHVIDLGYFVQSALTIDDRRACESDLVDEYHRALDLPAEELPTRDGIWLRYRASVAHGLAIWMATASADGWQRPEVSIPLAQRYAAAYVDLDTAGALDALA from the coding sequence ATGGAAGGCGCGCCTCCGGCCTTACGCATACCGGCAGACTGGGACGACGTCACCGCGGAGTGGATGACCGCGGCCCTGGCCGCCGCCTTTCCCGGCGTGAAGGTCCGTACGGCGGACCTCGTGCTGCGGGACGACGGCACCAACCGGCGCGCCCGCTTCGCGCTCTCCTACATCGGGGAACAAGGTCCGCCCGCTGTCTTCGTCAAAGCCGCCGACCCGGCCCACGCGAAGCTCAACGCGATGACCGGCGGACTGTTCAACGAGACCCGGCTGTTCAGTACCGGTGTGCGGCTACCGCTGGAGCACCCGGCCGCGTACTGCGCCCTCATGGACGAGCCGACACTCGACTTCGTTCTCGTCATGGAGGACGTCACCATCCGAGGCGCGGAGCCTCGAGACGCGACCACACCCATGAATCCCGACCAGGCGGCCGACGCCGTCCGAAGTCTTGCCCGGCTGCACAGTGCCTTCTGGGGGCGTCGCCTCGACCGGGAGGACCTCGCCTGGGTCCAGCCCTTCGCGGCGTGGAAGGGAATGCAGGGCATCGAGACCGGCCTGCGCAGGGTCGCCGAAACCGTTCCACCGGCGGTCCGGTCCCTCACCGGCGCGCAGATCGAGCAGATGTGGGTCAGCTATGTGGGCACCCTGACCGACGGACCCCAGACCCTGCTGCACGGCGATGCCCACATTGGCAACACCTACACCCTTCCCGGAAACCGGGCGGGTTTCCTCGACTGGCAGGTGCTGCGCCGCGGAAATCACGTCATCGACCTGGGCTATTTCGTGCAGAGCGCACTCACCATCGACGACCGTCGGGCGTGCGAGAGCGACCTGGTCGACGAATACCACCGCGCCCTGGACCTGCCTGCCGAGGAACTGCCGACCCGCGACGGCATCTGGCTCCGCTACCGGGCCTCGGTGGCCCACGGCCTCGCCATCTGGATGGCCACCGCCTCCGCCGACGGATGGCAACGACCAGAGGTGTCCATCCCGCTCGCGCAACGCTACGCGGCCGCGTACGTCGACCTCGACACCGCCGGAGCCCTCGACGCGCTCGCCTAG